A single genomic interval of Tsukamurella paurometabola harbors:
- the treY gene encoding malto-oligosyltrehalose synthase, producing MASGVPRPVGATYRLQLGPSFTFEDAARRVPYLADLGVTHLYLSPVLEAVRGSTHGYDVTDPTTVRAELGGRKGLERLADAAHVDGLGLVIDIVPNHLGVGRPEQNPWWWDLLTHGRKSAFARYFDIDWDPRNGAGGKLALPVLASEEDAAAIVVDRTGPEPVLRYHDRVFPIGREVGGTDAERIHYAQPYRLVPWDSPVRSYRRFFTVDDLAAVRVEDPEVFAATHTEIGSWFADGIADGLRVDHPDGLADPAAYLRRLRALTGADAWIVIEKILEPREPLEPALPVAGTTGYDALRELGHALLDPDGEVGLSALHERWTGDDGASGALHAARTVLADDLARGDLGPELRRLARAALRESTPKSLAGPPPQSLIEAAAVRWARDTRFYRDDYPVLAQAAARLREDVRSRTQECEHDEPGSADAFDLLAEARDRGAETAARFPQFTGALTAKTVEDTLFYRTARLISLQEVGGAPSDFGPSDPHPAFARRAAEWSAAMTTLSTHDTKRGEDVRARIGVLSQCPGDWSAVADRWMLLRPTRLDPVTGLFLLQTAFGVWPEDGAITDELRARLHAYAEKAMREGRIGTSWTAPDSAFEAAGHAFLDALFDGAALSDLVARLAPHGRSDSLAQKLLQLAGPGVPDVYQGTERWEDSLVDPDNRRPVDWSAAHDDHPKQRLVRTALRLRRERPGSFVGGSYAPVLAEGPAADHLLGFLRGPSDGAPDVAALATRWSLRLERGGGWRDTRVDLGDGRWTDRLTGHVVAGRAALGDLFLEHPVALLVRE from the coding sequence ATGGCTTCCGGCGTACCGCGGCCCGTCGGCGCGACCTACCGCCTGCAACTGGGGCCGTCCTTCACCTTCGAGGACGCCGCCCGCCGCGTGCCCTACCTGGCCGATCTGGGCGTGACGCACCTCTACCTCTCCCCCGTCCTCGAGGCGGTCCGCGGCTCGACGCACGGCTACGACGTCACCGATCCGACGACGGTGCGCGCCGAACTCGGCGGGCGGAAGGGGCTCGAGCGGCTCGCCGATGCGGCGCACGTCGACGGCCTCGGCCTCGTGATCGACATCGTCCCGAACCACCTCGGGGTCGGCCGGCCGGAACAGAACCCCTGGTGGTGGGATCTGCTGACCCACGGCCGGAAATCCGCCTTCGCCCGCTACTTCGACATCGACTGGGACCCGCGCAACGGCGCCGGCGGGAAGCTCGCCCTCCCCGTCCTCGCGTCGGAGGAGGACGCCGCGGCGATCGTCGTGGACCGTACCGGCCCCGAGCCGGTGCTGCGCTACCACGACCGGGTCTTCCCGATCGGCCGCGAAGTGGGGGGCACCGACGCCGAGCGGATCCACTACGCCCAGCCCTACCGGCTGGTGCCGTGGGACTCGCCGGTCCGCTCGTACCGTCGCTTCTTCACCGTCGACGACCTGGCCGCGGTCCGCGTCGAGGACCCCGAGGTCTTCGCCGCGACGCACACCGAGATCGGTTCCTGGTTCGCCGACGGCATCGCCGACGGCCTCCGAGTCGATCACCCCGACGGGCTGGCCGATCCGGCGGCGTATCTGCGCCGCCTCCGTGCGCTCACCGGCGCCGACGCGTGGATCGTGATCGAGAAGATCCTCGAACCCCGCGAACCGCTCGAGCCCGCCCTCCCGGTCGCCGGGACCACCGGATACGACGCGCTCCGCGAGCTGGGACACGCCCTGCTCGATCCCGACGGCGAGGTGGGACTGAGTGCGCTCCACGAACGCTGGACGGGGGACGACGGGGCCTCCGGCGCCCTGCACGCCGCCCGCACCGTCCTCGCCGACGACCTCGCCCGCGGCGATCTCGGCCCGGAGCTGCGCAGGCTCGCGCGGGCCGCGCTGCGCGAGTCGACCCCGAAGTCGCTCGCCGGGCCGCCGCCGCAGTCGCTGATCGAGGCGGCGGCGGTCCGGTGGGCGCGGGACACCCGCTTCTACCGCGACGACTACCCCGTGCTCGCGCAGGCCGCCGCCCGGCTGCGCGAGGACGTCCGCTCCCGCACCCAGGAGTGCGAGCACGACGAGCCCGGCAGCGCGGACGCCTTCGACCTGCTCGCCGAGGCGCGCGACCGCGGCGCCGAGACCGCGGCACGGTTCCCGCAGTTCACGGGCGCCCTCACCGCGAAGACCGTCGAGGACACGCTGTTCTACCGCACCGCCCGCCTGATCTCGCTGCAGGAGGTGGGCGGCGCACCGTCGGACTTCGGACCGAGCGATCCGCACCCGGCGTTCGCGCGCCGCGCCGCGGAGTGGTCCGCCGCGATGACGACGCTCTCGACGCACGACACCAAACGCGGCGAGGACGTGCGGGCCCGCATCGGCGTGCTGTCCCAGTGCCCCGGCGACTGGTCGGCCGTCGCCGACCGATGGATGCTCCTGCGGCCCACCCGGCTGGATCCGGTGACGGGCCTCTTCCTCCTGCAGACGGCGTTCGGCGTCTGGCCCGAGGACGGCGCGATCACCGACGAACTCCGGGCGCGCCTGCACGCGTACGCGGAGAAGGCGATGCGGGAGGGCCGCATCGGCACGTCCTGGACCGCGCCCGACAGTGCCTTCGAGGCGGCCGGGCACGCCTTCCTGGACGCCCTGTTCGACGGGGCCGCGCTGTCGGACCTCGTCGCCCGGCTCGCGCCGCACGGCCGGTCGGACTCGCTCGCGCAGAAGCTGCTGCAGCTCGCCGGCCCCGGCGTGCCGGACGTCTACCAGGGCACCGAACGGTGGGAGGACTCGCTGGTCGACCCCGACAACCGGCGGCCGGTCGACTGGTCCGCCGCGCACGACGACCACCCGAAGCAGCGTCTGGTGCGCACCGCGCTCCGGTTGCGCCGGGAGCGGCCGGGCAGCTTCGTCGGGGGCTCGTACGCCCCGGTTCTCGCGGAGGGGCCGGCTGCGGATCATCTGCTGGGCTTCCTCCGCGGCCCCTCCGACGGGGCGCCCGACGTCGCCGCGCTCGCGACTCGGTGGTCGCTGCGCCTGGAGCGGGGCGGCGGCTGGCGCGACACGCGGGTGGACCTCGGCGACGGCAGGTGGACGGATCGCCTGACCGGGCACGTCGTCGCAGGTCGGGCCGCACTCGGCGACCTCTTCCTCGAACACCCTGTCGCCCTGTTGGTGCGCGAGTAG